In Candidatus Defluviilinea proxima, a single genomic region encodes these proteins:
- the argF gene encoding ornithine carbamoyltransferase yields the protein MKHFLAVSDLTSGEVQELLDVAIQLKKEHFEKGNAPIFKGKVLGMIFQKPSLRTRVSFDMAMRHCGGDALYLSPSEIGLGKRESIADIARVLSGYVQGLMARVFDHNHVLELAKWSEIPVVNGLSDYNHPCQAMADALTIQEKFGKAKGLNVTYVGDANNVAVSLMHVSAKLGWNFTIANPEGYDLNPKAVGIAKDISEETGVKLAFLRDPHEAVKGAHVIYTDTWTSMGQEEETAKREKVFPPYQVNAKLVGEADKDAIVMHCLPAHRNQELTDDVADGPHSVIFPQAHNRLHAQKAILARLFGVA from the coding sequence ATGAAGCACTTTCTCGCAGTATCAGATCTAACATCAGGGGAAGTTCAGGAATTGCTCGATGTGGCAATCCAGTTAAAAAAGGAACATTTTGAGAAGGGCAATGCGCCTATTTTCAAAGGCAAGGTACTGGGCATGATCTTCCAGAAGCCCAGCCTACGGACGCGCGTCTCGTTCGATATGGCGATGCGTCATTGCGGCGGCGATGCTCTTTATCTTTCCCCGAGCGAGATCGGCCTCGGCAAGCGCGAATCCATTGCGGATATTGCACGGGTCTTGTCGGGATATGTCCAAGGCTTGATGGCGCGCGTCTTTGATCATAATCATGTACTGGAACTGGCGAAGTGGTCTGAGATTCCCGTGGTCAACGGTCTGAGCGATTACAACCATCCCTGCCAGGCCATGGCCGATGCGTTGACCATTCAAGAGAAGTTTGGCAAGGCCAAAGGACTGAACGTCACGTATGTGGGTGACGCGAATAACGTCGCTGTTTCGCTGATGCACGTCTCTGCGAAACTCGGCTGGAACTTTACCATTGCAAATCCTGAAGGCTATGACCTGAACCCGAAAGCTGTAGGCATTGCCAAGGATATTTCCGAAGAGACCGGCGTCAAGCTTGCGTTCCTGCGTGACCCGCATGAGGCAGTCAAAGGGGCACATGTGATCTACACCGATACATGGACTTCGATGGGACAGGAAGAAGAAACCGCCAAACGCGAGAAGGTCTTCCCGCCGTATCAGGTCAATGCCAAGTTGGTGGGCGAAGCGGATAAGGATGCCATTGTCATGCATTGTTTGCCTGCGCATCGCAATCAAGAATTGACCGATGATGTGGCCGACGGTCCGCATTCAGTCATCTTCCCGCAGGCGCATAATCGCCTCCATGCGCAGAAGGCGATTCTGGCTAGATTATTTGGTGTGGCGTAA
- the ald gene encoding alanine dehydrogenase, whose protein sequence is MNIGIPKETRPFEYRVGLSPAGVEMLVQHGHPVYVEHEAGVGAGFSDQEYESAGARISYSSDEVFARADMLLKVARPTKSELDWLRPGTIVAGLLHLASSRRDKVDVLLEKKVTSIAYEQIQLADGSLPVLRPFSEIGGSMAPTIAARLLQNNRGGNGILLGGIPGVPPAEVVILGSGVVARYAAKAFVGLGAQVTVIGAQLSSLQKLHEDIPGIVTKFSTKRNIEKSTAYADVVVGAVLITGQRSPIVVTREMVQNMKPRSVIIDVSIDQGGCFETSRPTTHELPTYVEEGVIHYCVPNMPSVVARTATHAFVNAAVPYILEIANKGVDAAIAADPALELGVNTHNGKLVHLNLLEEGANGLE, encoded by the coding sequence ATGAACATTGGAATACCGAAAGAAACGCGTCCGTTTGAGTATCGTGTGGGCCTTTCACCTGCCGGTGTAGAGATGTTGGTTCAACATGGGCATCCAGTATATGTTGAGCATGAGGCGGGTGTGGGTGCAGGTTTCAGTGATCAAGAATATGAGAGTGCAGGTGCGCGAATCTCTTATTCATCCGATGAAGTGTTTGCGCGCGCTGATATGTTGTTGAAAGTCGCGCGCCCCACCAAAAGCGAGTTGGATTGGTTGCGCCCCGGAACCATAGTGGCGGGCTTGTTGCATCTGGCTTCCTCGCGCCGTGATAAAGTGGATGTTCTGCTTGAAAAGAAAGTGACGTCCATTGCGTATGAACAGATCCAGTTGGCAGATGGCTCTTTGCCTGTTCTACGCCCGTTCAGCGAAATTGGCGGAAGCATGGCTCCGACCATCGCGGCTCGTTTGCTTCAAAATAATCGCGGCGGAAATGGTATCTTGCTCGGCGGTATTCCGGGCGTGCCTCCTGCCGAAGTTGTGATCTTGGGAAGCGGTGTGGTGGCGCGGTATGCGGCCAAAGCGTTCGTAGGCCTGGGTGCGCAAGTGACAGTGATCGGCGCTCAGCTTTCCAGTTTACAGAAACTCCATGAGGATATTCCGGGTATCGTGACCAAGTTCTCGACCAAACGCAATATTGAAAAGTCCACTGCATACGCCGATGTGGTTGTTGGCGCTGTCTTGATCACGGGTCAACGTTCTCCCATCGTTGTCACTCGCGAGATGGTGCAGAACATGAAGCCGCGCTCCGTCATCATTGACGTGAGCATAGATCAAGGTGGTTGTTTCGAAACATCACGCCCGACTACGCATGAGCTTCCCACGTATGTGGAAGAAGGTGTGATTCATTATTGTGTGCCCAACATGCCGAGCGTTGTGGCGCGTACTGCTACACATGCCTTTGTCAATGCCGCAGTACCGTATATCCTTGAGATTGCCAATAAAGGTGTTGATGCCGCGATCGCGGCTGACCCGGCGCTTGAGTTAGGCGTCAATACGCACAATGGAAAACTCGTTCATTTGAACCTTCTTGAGGAGGGTGCCAATGGACTGGAATAG
- a CDS encoding acetyl-CoA hydrolase/transferase family protein — protein sequence MDWNSIYQSRITSAQDAVCNIKSGNRIFLTGNVSVPQKVLAALVEYAPNLENVEICQALTIGPADYVKPDMEGHLRVNTLFISHNVRAAVQEGRADFTPVLLSEFPLLFKRGVLPLDVAIIHVSPPDEHGFCSLGVEVGLTKSPAESAKIIIAEVNQQMPRTLGDSFIHVSRLHHIVPVDYPIPEMQMSDEGNSDVVEKIAGYIADLIPDGATMQLGIGAIPDAVLKYLHHKKDLGVHSELFSDGVIELVNAGILTNARKSLHPGKIIAGFMFSRSKDGVPIIALPSTTKLKDGTLITRIAAMLKQGAGVVTTRNHVRYVVTEYGVADLYGKTIRQRAHQLINVAHPDFRADLEKQAKTLHYI from the coding sequence ATGGACTGGAATAGTATTTATCAATCGCGCATCACATCTGCACAGGATGCTGTTTGCAATATCAAATCTGGAAATCGCATCTTTCTCACCGGCAATGTGTCTGTCCCTCAGAAGGTACTCGCCGCTTTGGTTGAGTATGCTCCGAACCTTGAAAATGTGGAAATTTGTCAGGCATTGACCATCGGGCCTGCCGACTATGTCAAGCCAGACATGGAAGGCCATCTGCGTGTCAACACGTTGTTCATCAGTCACAACGTCCGTGCCGCAGTGCAGGAGGGGCGTGCAGATTTCACCCCCGTTCTCCTTTCTGAATTCCCGCTCCTGTTCAAACGTGGTGTCCTGCCATTGGATGTGGCGATTATTCACGTCTCGCCACCTGATGAGCATGGCTTTTGCAGTTTGGGTGTGGAAGTGGGTCTCACCAAGTCCCCGGCTGAATCGGCGAAGATCATCATTGCCGAGGTCAATCAGCAGATGCCTCGCACATTGGGCGATTCGTTCATCCACGTCAGCCGTTTGCACCACATCGTCCCTGTGGATTACCCGATCCCCGAAATGCAAATGTCTGACGAGGGAAATTCCGATGTGGTCGAAAAGATCGCAGGCTATATTGCGGATTTGATCCCAGACGGCGCTACTATGCAATTGGGTATTGGTGCGATTCCCGATGCTGTGTTAAAGTATTTGCACCACAAGAAAGACCTGGGTGTTCATAGTGAGTTGTTCTCAGACGGTGTGATCGAACTGGTCAATGCCGGGATATTGACCAACGCGCGTAAGTCCCTGCATCCGGGCAAGATCATTGCAGGGTTCATGTTTTCTCGTTCCAAAGATGGTGTTCCCATCATTGCCTTGCCAAGCACCACAAAACTCAAGGATGGTACACTCATTACCCGTATCGCGGCCATGCTTAAGCAAGGTGCTGGAGTTGTGACCACTCGCAACCATGTCCGTTATGTAGTGACCGAATATGGTGTGGCTGATCTGTATGGCAAGACCATCCGTCAACGTGCACATCAGTTGATCAATGTCGCCCATCCCGATTTCCGTGCTGATCTTGAGAAACAGGCAAAAACATTGCATTACATATAG
- the pyk gene encoding pyruvate kinase, whose translation MTTRKAKIVATIGPASQSEEVLEKLIRAGMNVARMNFSHGTHEQHAQRIATIRSISERIGRPVGILQDLQGPKIRVGALDAPIPLAEGEMVTLYATGTSTSEDGFKHIPVDFRQIFDSVRTSDRLLLDDGRLTLEVVAVHGRDALTAKVVVGGQLSSHKGINLPGVQLRISGFTSKDEADLEFGISQNVDAVAISFVRTADDVNKVRYAIERFSKGGRQPLLIAKLEKPEAIDNLDSILDNVDGVMVARGDLGVELPPERVPALQKHIIRVANSRAKLVITATQMLESMITNPLPTRAEASDVANAVFDGTDAVMLSAESASGKYPVESVEMMDRIVREAETHFFEWGVEQQTVTGFDKSDTASMARAAQALANDKNVTAVACFTTQGRTAWLMSKIRPRVPIMAFTPDEKTYRRLAFIWGVRPQKIEFANSLEEMLDYVDAALMRSDVVQSGDQVVMVCGFPVGAVRPTNMALLHTVGEG comes from the coding sequence ATGACGACACGCAAAGCAAAAATTGTAGCAACAATCGGGCCTGCCAGCCAAAGTGAGGAAGTGCTTGAGAAATTGATCCGCGCCGGTATGAATGTGGCGCGCATGAATTTCTCTCATGGCACTCACGAACAGCATGCCCAAAGGATCGCAACGATCCGTAGCATTTCTGAACGGATCGGTAGACCTGTTGGCATTCTGCAGGATCTGCAGGGCCCCAAGATCCGTGTAGGTGCATTGGATGCGCCCATTCCACTCGCAGAGGGTGAGATGGTGACTCTCTATGCGACCGGCACATCAACATCGGAAGACGGATTCAAGCATATCCCTGTAGATTTTCGACAAATATTCGATTCAGTTCGGACCTCTGACAGGCTCCTGCTCGATGATGGCCGTCTTACACTGGAAGTTGTTGCTGTCCATGGTCGCGATGCACTGACGGCCAAAGTGGTCGTCGGTGGGCAGTTATCTTCGCACAAAGGTATTAACTTGCCGGGTGTGCAACTTCGCATTTCCGGATTTACTTCAAAAGATGAAGCTGACCTTGAATTTGGCATATCGCAGAACGTGGATGCCGTAGCCATTTCTTTTGTCCGCACTGCCGATGATGTCAACAAGGTTCGTTATGCGATAGAGCGTTTCTCAAAAGGCGGGCGCCAGCCTTTGCTGATCGCCAAACTTGAAAAACCAGAGGCCATCGATAACCTCGATTCGATCCTCGACAATGTGGATGGTGTTATGGTTGCACGTGGTGATCTGGGTGTGGAACTCCCGCCTGAACGTGTACCGGCCCTACAGAAGCACATTATCCGTGTGGCGAACTCGCGTGCCAAGCTTGTGATCACTGCCACGCAGATGCTCGAATCCATGATCACGAATCCGCTTCCCACGCGGGCCGAGGCGTCCGATGTAGCCAACGCCGTTTTCGATGGTACAGACGCGGTCATGTTGTCTGCGGAGTCGGCCTCGGGGAAATATCCCGTTGAATCGGTGGAGATGATGGATCGTATCGTCCGCGAAGCGGAAACCCATTTTTTTGAATGGGGTGTGGAGCAACAGACAGTTACTGGTTTCGACAAAAGCGATACAGCTTCCATGGCGCGTGCCGCTCAAGCGCTGGCCAATGATAAGAATGTTACAGCAGTAGCCTGTTTCACTACGCAGGGACGTACCGCATGGTTAATGTCCAAGATACGCCCTCGTGTGCCGATCATGGCATTTACGCCCGATGAAAAAACCTACAGGCGTTTGGCATTTATTTGGGGCGTACGCCCGCAAAAGATCGAGTTCGCAAATTCTCTCGAGGAAATGCTGGATTATGTGGATGCCGCTCTGATGCGCTCTGATGTGGTTCAATCTGGCGATCAGGTTGTGATGGTTTGCGGTTTCCCCGTGGGAGCCGTCCGCCCGACAAATATGGCTTTATTGCATACAGTGGGAGAAGGTTAG
- a CDS encoding DMT family transporter, producing MNKSIIGLLCGLAAASIWGGMYVVSKVVLEVIPPFTLLAIRLIMGALVLGSIVLLRKEYIGFTRQNFRDSFLVGVIGYGISLGFQFVGTKLSTASNGSLVTSATPAFVLLFAPLLLKEKTTQRGMIALVVASLGVLAVIDPRTADFSSKLFLGNLSLIAAALTWALYSVLVRKVSTTSNLLASSTVMLMGGIPSSILFGVFEVSKQGVGSITPGIIGGLLFLGIISTAIAMFLWNYAFAALPASTASLTFFAQPVVGTLLGWFFLGEKITPLFLAGGVLIGIGILISSTEN from the coding sequence ATGAACAAATCTATCATCGGTCTATTATGTGGTCTCGCCGCAGCATCCATTTGGGGCGGGATGTATGTTGTCAGCAAAGTCGTATTGGAAGTTATTCCACCTTTCACATTGCTTGCCATTCGTCTCATCATGGGCGCACTTGTATTGGGCAGTATCGTCCTCCTACGCAAGGAGTACATTGGCTTCACAAGACAAAATTTCCGCGATAGTTTCCTTGTGGGCGTGATCGGTTATGGTATCTCACTGGGATTTCAATTCGTCGGCACAAAACTTTCCACAGCGTCGAATGGCTCCCTCGTTACATCGGCCACACCGGCTTTTGTTCTGCTGTTCGCCCCGCTTCTACTCAAAGAAAAGACAACACAGCGAGGCATGATCGCTCTGGTCGTTGCTTCTCTTGGTGTGCTGGCCGTCATCGACCCTCGTACCGCAGACTTCTCCTCCAAACTTTTTCTCGGTAATCTAAGCCTGATCGCCGCCGCGCTGACCTGGGCCTTGTATTCCGTGTTGGTTCGAAAAGTTTCAACAACAAGCAATCTATTGGCATCCAGTACGGTGATGTTGATGGGCGGGATACCCTCCAGTATATTGTTCGGCGTTTTCGAGGTCAGCAAGCAAGGTGTTGGATCGATCACCCCCGGCATCATTGGAGGCTTGCTCTTTCTCGGCATCATCTCCACTGCTATTGCCATGTTCTTATGGAATTATGCCTTCGCCGCTCTACCCGCCTCCACCGCATCTCTGACATTTTTCGCCCAACCGGTTGTCGGCACACTGCTTGGCTGGTTCTTTCTGGGAGAAAAAATCACGCCGCTGTTTTTAGCAGGCGGCGTGTTGATCGGTATTGGGATATTGATCTCTTCAACAGAAAACTAA
- the arfB gene encoding aminoacyl-tRNA hydrolase codes for MLKITESVHLDEHELQFDYIRASGPGGQNVNKVATAVQLRFDIPNSPSLASDIKGRLLRLAGNRVNADGILLIEAKRFRTQEQNREDATQRLVELLQKASIKPKKRLKTKPTKTSKEERLKEKKQRGAIKKTRQNKSFD; via the coding sequence ATGCTCAAAATCACAGAATCAGTACACCTTGATGAACACGAATTGCAATTCGACTACATCCGCGCATCTGGACCCGGCGGGCAGAACGTGAACAAAGTGGCGACAGCGGTACAACTGCGCTTTGACATTCCCAACTCCCCCTCGCTCGCCTCAGACATCAAGGGACGCCTGCTCCGGCTTGCTGGAAACCGCGTCAACGCTGACGGCATTCTGCTTATAGAAGCAAAGCGCTTCCGCACACAGGAACAGAACCGCGAAGATGCAACTCAAAGGCTTGTTGAGCTTTTACAAAAGGCTTCCATCAAACCGAAAAAGCGTTTAAAAACAAAACCAACCAAGACATCAAAGGAAGAAAGACTGAAAGAAAAGAAACAAAGAGGAGCGATCAAAAAGACGCGCCAAAACAAATCTTTCGATTAG
- a CDS encoding 2-oxoacid:ferredoxin oxidoreductase subunit beta, whose product MAGAPANLNLAGLSKNDYRGNPTTLCQGCGHNSIANQIVAAMYEMNVVPENVAKFSGIGCSSKSPTYFMSRSFGFNSLHGRMPSIATGALFGDHRLKGIGVSGDGDSASIGMGQFKHVMRRNLNMIYIIENNGVYGLTKGQFSATAERGLSLKKQGVNPYMPVDICMEALVSSATFIARSFAGNPKQVKELLKAAFAHRGIAVLDIISPCVTFNNQDNAYHSYAWGKDHEEPLHDITYIAPRSEIILEEEMKDGEVREVAMHDGSTIILKNLEQDYNPTDRFQALRVLEEAHQNNWLATGLIYVNPEKPALADTYNLVDTPLNRLTDVDLRPAPEMIEKINALMF is encoded by the coding sequence ATGGCTGGAGCACCAGCCAATTTAAACCTCGCAGGCCTAAGCAAGAACGATTATCGCGGCAACCCCACAACCCTATGTCAGGGATGCGGTCACAACTCGATCGCGAACCAGATCGTGGCCGCCATGTACGAAATGAATGTGGTGCCAGAGAACGTGGCAAAATTTAGCGGTATCGGTTGCTCGAGTAAAAGCCCCACATATTTCATGAGCCGCTCCTTCGGCTTCAACAGCCTGCACGGACGTATGCCATCCATTGCCACAGGCGCGTTGTTCGGTGACCATCGTCTGAAAGGTATCGGTGTCTCCGGTGACGGCGACTCCGCCAGCATCGGTATGGGTCAATTCAAGCATGTCATGCGCCGCAACCTCAACATGATCTATATCATCGAGAACAATGGTGTATACGGCCTCACCAAGGGACAATTCTCCGCCACTGCTGAACGCGGTCTTTCCCTCAAAAAGCAGGGCGTCAATCCCTACATGCCCGTGGACATCTGCATGGAAGCGTTGGTCTCCAGTGCCACCTTCATTGCGCGCTCGTTCGCAGGCAACCCCAAGCAGGTCAAAGAACTTCTCAAAGCCGCCTTTGCACACAGGGGCATCGCTGTGCTTGATATCATCAGCCCATGCGTCACCTTCAACAATCAAGATAATGCGTACCACTCCTACGCCTGGGGCAAGGATCATGAAGAACCCCTGCACGATATCACCTATATCGCACCGCGCAGTGAGATCATTCTCGAAGAAGAGATGAAAGATGGCGAAGTCCGTGAAGTAGCCATGCACGATGGTTCAACGATCATTCTCAAAAATCTCGAGCAAGATTACAACCCCACTGATCGTTTCCAAGCGTTGCGCGTGCTTGAAGAAGCGCACCAGAACAACTGGCTCGCCACAGGCTTGATCTACGTCAACCCTGAAAAGCCCGCCCTCGCCGATACCTACAATCTGGTGGATACTCCCCTCAACCGCCTCACCGATGTAGACCTCAGGCCTGCTCCTGAAATGATCGAAAAGATCAACGCCTTGATGTTCTAA
- a CDS encoding 2-oxoacid:acceptor oxidoreductase subunit alpha, translated as MNKVINDFSIIVGTKNGSGSSTANNTILRAIFKMGIPVSGKNLFPSNIQGLPTWYTIRASKDGYLGRRETNEIVIAINPDSFMRDLESVAPGGAFYYADNIKLPISRTDIAIYPMPIKELTKNDPNIPADYRDLVGNMVYVGVLAQMIGIDVEKIQAALDFHFKGKQKPIGMNMGAVHAGIEWAKANLEKKDPYYLEHMDKTEGMIMADGNTAAAIGSVFGGAQFVAWYPITPATSLAEAMNDYFPMLRKREDGKHTYAVVQAEDELAAIGMAVGAGWSGLRSMTSTSGPGLSLMTEFVGLAYYAEIPVVIWDIQRIGPSTGLPTRTSQADLSFVVGMGHGDSDSIVLMPGDMNECFEFGWRSFDIAERIQTPVIVLSDLDMGMNQWMSKPFEYPTAPMDRGKVLFEKDLEELKGNWGRYLDKDGDGIAYRTFPGNKHPMSSYFTRGTGHDEYAKYTEDGGMFHRNMMRLKKKFVTAKQYVPKPVTFLTPGAKIAILAYGSTESAIIEARDLLVSQHGIKADFMRVRAVPFTSEVDEFIRNYDQVFVVEMNRDGQLHQLISLAYPDQVSKLKSVAFGDGMPASAKWILEGILSQYTEPAKASPVKKVAVKKAVVKKAAAKKAAPKKKTPAKTAKTTKSGKKGAK; from the coding sequence ATGAATAAAGTAATAAACGATTTCTCGATCATTGTTGGTACAAAAAACGGCTCAGGAAGTTCCACAGCCAACAATACCATCTTGCGCGCGATCTTCAAGATGGGCATCCCCGTTTCAGGGAAGAACCTCTTCCCCTCTAACATTCAAGGATTGCCCACCTGGTACACAATCCGTGCCAGCAAGGATGGATATCTCGGACGACGCGAAACGAACGAGATCGTGATCGCGATCAACCCCGATTCGTTCATGCGGGACCTTGAGTCTGTTGCGCCAGGCGGAGCCTTTTACTACGCTGATAATATCAAACTCCCCATCTCACGCACCGACATTGCCATTTATCCCATGCCGATCAAGGAACTGACAAAGAACGACCCGAACATCCCTGCTGATTATCGCGACCTCGTAGGCAACATGGTCTACGTAGGTGTGCTTGCTCAAATGATCGGCATTGATGTGGAGAAGATTCAAGCCGCGTTGGATTTTCACTTTAAAGGTAAGCAAAAGCCAATCGGTATGAATATGGGCGCGGTCCATGCTGGGATTGAATGGGCCAAAGCCAACCTCGAAAAGAAAGACCCGTATTATCTCGAACACATGGACAAAACCGAAGGCATGATTATGGCAGATGGCAACACCGCCGCCGCGATCGGCTCCGTTTTTGGTGGCGCGCAATTTGTAGCTTGGTATCCCATCACACCGGCCACGTCCTTAGCCGAAGCCATGAACGATTACTTCCCCATGCTCCGCAAACGCGAGGACGGCAAACACACCTATGCTGTAGTGCAAGCGGAAGACGAATTGGCCGCCATCGGTATGGCCGTCGGCGCAGGTTGGAGCGGCTTACGCTCCATGACCTCGACTTCTGGCCCCGGTTTGAGCCTGATGACAGAATTTGTAGGGCTGGCGTATTACGCTGAGATCCCGGTAGTAATCTGGGACATCCAACGCATTGGACCCAGCACCGGCCTGCCCACACGCACATCCCAAGCGGACCTCAGCTTTGTGGTCGGCATGGGTCATGGTGATAGTGACAGCATTGTGCTGATGCCCGGCGACATGAATGAATGCTTCGAATTCGGCTGGAGATCATTCGACATTGCCGAACGTATACAAACTCCTGTGATCGTCCTTTCAGACCTCGATATGGGTATGAACCAATGGATGAGCAAGCCTTTTGAATATCCCACCGCCCCCATGGATCGCGGCAAGGTGTTGTTTGAAAAGGACCTTGAAGAATTAAAAGGAAACTGGGGACGTTACCTCGACAAAGACGGCGATGGCATTGCCTACCGTACCTTCCCCGGCAACAAACATCCGATGAGCTCGTACTTCACACGTGGTACCGGCCATGACGAATATGCCAAATACACTGAAGATGGCGGTATGTTCCATCGCAATATGATGCGCCTGAAGAAGAAGTTTGTCACGGCCAAACAATATGTTCCCAAGCCTGTGACCTTCCTCACCCCCGGCGCAAAGATCGCAATCCTCGCTTACGGTTCCACCGAATCCGCGATCATTGAAGCGCGTGACTTGTTGGTAAGCCAACACGGCATCAAAGCGGACTTCATGCGCGTGCGCGCCGTCCCATTCACTTCGGAAGTGGATGAATTTATCAGAAACTACGATCAGGTCTTCGTTGTGGAAATGAACCGCGATGGGCAGTTGCACCAGCTGATTTCGCTGGCATATCCCGATCAGGTGTCCAAACTCAAATCCGTTGCCTTCGGTGATGGTATGCCCGCCTCTGCCAAATGGATATTAGAGGGAATCCTTTCTCAATACACCGAACCTGCCAAGGCCAGCCCGGTGAAAAAAGTGGCTGTGAAGAAGGCAGTAGTGAAGAAAGCGGCGGCCAAGAAAGCCGCACCCAAAAAGAAGACACCAGCCAAAACGGCTAAGACCACAAAGAGTGGTAAGAAAGGAGCCAAATAA
- a CDS encoding FadR family transcriptional regulator, with protein sequence MIIRNRISPNISEFFRYLATHEEVENGLPSLKKLSEELGVSLASLREQLEVARALGLVEVRPRLGTRRMEYSFAPAIRQSLGYALALDNEHFRKYSELRNHVEAAFWNEAVEKLNEADKQELQNLINSAFEKLQGSPIQVPHEEHRRLHLTIYSRLENPFVTGILEAYWDAYENVGLNVFTGGYEYLQEVWRYHKQMVDAICSGKYEDGYKALVAHTDLLYQRP encoded by the coding sequence ATGATAATTCGAAACCGCATCTCCCCGAACATCTCAGAATTTTTCCGTTATCTCGCCACGCATGAAGAAGTCGAAAACGGACTCCCTTCTCTCAAAAAGTTGAGTGAAGAACTTGGCGTAAGTCTTGCTTCTTTACGAGAACAGCTTGAAGTGGCGCGTGCGCTCGGGTTGGTCGAAGTCCGGCCCAGATTGGGAACGAGGCGCATGGAATATTCCTTTGCGCCGGCCATTCGTCAAAGCCTTGGATATGCGTTGGCACTTGACAATGAACACTTCCGCAAATATTCCGAATTGCGTAACCACGTGGAAGCCGCGTTTTGGAACGAAGCTGTTGAAAAGCTGAACGAAGCAGATAAACAAGAGCTACAGAACTTGATCAACAGTGCATTTGAGAAACTGCAGGGTTCACCGATTCAAGTCCCGCATGAGGAACATCGCAGGTTACATCTGACGATCTACAGCCGACTCGAGAATCCGTTCGTAACTGGGATTCTGGAAGCCTACTGGGATGCGTACGAAAACGTCGGGTTGAACGTCTTTACCGGCGGTTATGAATATCTACAGGAAGTATGGCGCTACCACAAGCAAATGGTGGACGCGATATGCAGCGGCAAATACGAGGACGGCTACAAGGCGCTTGTTGCTCACACCGACCTCCTTTACCAAAGGCCATAA
- a CDS encoding DUF2132 domain-containing protein, with translation MTTFQSNDPLHGITLETIVKTLVEQYGWAELGDRIPIKCFTNNPSLKSSLAFLRKTPWARKKVEDLYLKSVAT, from the coding sequence ATGACAACTTTCCAATCCAATGACCCCTTGCACGGCATCACACTTGAAACAATCGTCAAAACACTCGTTGAGCAATATGGCTGGGCTGAACTGGGAGACCGTATTCCCATCAAGTGCTTTACGAACAATCCCAGCCTCAAATCCAGCTTGGCTTTTTTGCGTAAGACACCCTGGGCCAGGAAGAAAGTAGAAGACCTGTATCTGAAGTCTGTTGCAACGTGA
- a CDS encoding EF2563 family selenium-dependent molybdenum hydroxylase system protein gives MSKNNFVLIRGGGDLATGVALRLYRAGIKVLITELARPLAVRRTVSFAEAVYTGHHTVEGVKARLIEANQLSAWDEADEIPVLVDPNIDILLRNTFYAVVDARLIKQVPPPLPKDVSLHIGLGPGFCAGENCHAVIETRRSHTLGRVYWQGSTQPDSGLPEGDPRRVLRAPSDGVVVSHANIGDHVKDGQVIAEIQSEIEDRKSKIVSPFDGVLRGLIHNGLYVPKGLKVGDIDPRGDASVCDLVSDKALAIGGGVLEAVLSKEEIRKLLYAVK, from the coding sequence ATGTCCAAAAATAATTTTGTGCTGATCCGTGGCGGTGGCGATCTTGCTACAGGTGTTGCCCTTCGTTTATATCGTGCAGGCATCAAAGTACTCATCACTGAACTCGCACGGCCGTTGGCGGTACGTCGCACTGTCTCATTCGCAGAGGCAGTGTATACGGGCCATCACACAGTCGAGGGCGTGAAGGCAAGGCTGATCGAAGCGAATCAGTTATCGGCGTGGGATGAAGCTGATGAGATTCCGGTTCTCGTTGATCCAAATATAGACATCCTATTACGCAACACGTTTTACGCAGTCGTGGATGCGCGACTCATCAAACAAGTTCCCCCTCCTCTTCCAAAAGATGTCTCGCTTCATATCGGACTTGGGCCTGGATTCTGCGCAGGAGAGAATTGTCACGCTGTGATCGAAACCCGCCGCAGTCACACGCTGGGACGAGTGTATTGGCAAGGCTCAACCCAGCCTGACAGCGGTCTGCCTGAAGGCGATCCACGCCGTGTATTGCGTGCGCCGAGCGATGGAGTTGTAGTTTCCCATGCAAATATCGGAGACCATGTAAAAGATGGTCAAGTGATTGCAGAGATTCAATCTGAAATCGAAGATCGCAAATCGAAAATCGTTAGTCCGTTCGATGGCGTTTTGCGTGGCCTGATACATAATGGTCTATATGTGCCCAAAGGTTTGAAAGTCGGGGATATTGACCCACGCGGCGATGCAAGCGTCTGTGATCTTGTCTCAGATAAAGCATTGGCAATCGGCGGCGGCGTGCTGGAAGCGGTTTTATCGAAAGAAGAAATTAGAAAATTACTATACGCAGTCAAATAA